A stretch of the Desulfuromonas sp. TF genome encodes the following:
- a CDS encoding peptidoglycan DD-metalloendopeptidase family protein produces MALRILATIVLAAFLAGCPPPRGVYHVVQEGQTLYRIGRTYGVDEQYLARLNGISDPTRLAVGQKLYIPGVERTKTIPSEPKAKTAAPPPPSTKTIPPSAPTAAKPSVSNASKSNPQVSYRGKFAWPLQGDILKKFTSKSATPTKGIEIAARRGTPVLSAAAGKVIYSGNGISGYGNLIILKHEDSFFTVYGFNEKNLVEAGAFVGKSERIALSGAPPGDSSPRLHFEIRHGKEAVDPIFYLP; encoded by the coding sequence ATGGCTCTTCGGATTCTGGCCACGATCGTCCTTGCCGCCTTTTTAGCTGGTTGCCCGCCACCAAGGGGCGTCTATCATGTAGTCCAGGAAGGTCAGACCCTGTATCGGATCGGCCGGACCTACGGTGTCGACGAACAGTACCTGGCACGACTCAACGGCATCAGCGATCCTACACGGCTTGCGGTTGGCCAGAAGCTCTACATCCCCGGCGTCGAACGAACGAAAACGATACCATCCGAGCCGAAAGCCAAAACCGCCGCACCCCCACCGCCGTCGACGAAGACCATCCCGCCTTCCGCTCCGACGGCCGCAAAACCATCCGTATCCAATGCCAGCAAATCCAATCCTCAGGTTTCCTACCGGGGTAAATTTGCCTGGCCGCTTCAGGGGGACATTCTCAAGAAGTTCACCTCGAAATCCGCGACTCCGACCAAGGGAATTGAGATTGCCGCCCGGCGCGGGACCCCTGTTTTATCCGCCGCTGCCGGAAAGGTCATTTATAGCGGCAACGGGATCAGCGGTTATGGGAATCTCATTATCCTCAAACACGAGGATTCTTTTTTCACCGTTTACGGTTTTAACGAGAAAAATCTGGTGGAGGCCGGCGCTTTTGTCGGCAAATCGGAGCGCATCGCCCTTTCCGGAGCACCTCCCGGAGACTCCAGTCCGCGGCTGCATTTTGAAATCCGCCACGGCAAGGAGGCTGTCGATCCGATTTTTTACTTGCCTTGA
- a CDS encoding YqaA family protein: protein MNLLRRLYDWVLHWAVTPYGGLALFLLAFAESSFFPIPPDVLLLALCISVPLRSFHFALIASIGSVLGGMAGYGIGVGLWQAVDNFFYLYVPGFTEQVFDRVQQLFITYDFWVVFTAGFTPIPYKVITIGAGVFKVNFAVFLLASAIGRSLRFFLVAWIIHRWGPAMREFFEKYFNILTIVFMALLIGGFVVVKYLF from the coding sequence GTGAACCTGCTCAGACGTCTCTATGACTGGGTTCTGCACTGGGCTGTCACCCCTTATGGCGGCCTGGCGCTTTTTTTACTTGCCTTTGCCGAATCTTCCTTTTTCCCGATCCCACCGGATGTTCTTCTCCTGGCTCTCTGCATTTCCGTGCCCCTGCGTTCTTTTCACTTCGCCCTGATTGCTTCCATCGGTTCGGTTCTCGGGGGAATGGCCGGATACGGCATCGGCGTCGGTTTATGGCAGGCCGTGGACAACTTCTTCTACCTTTATGTTCCAGGCTTCACGGAACAGGTTTTCGATCGGGTTCAACAGCTTTTCATCACCTATGACTTCTGGGTCGTTTTCACAGCCGGTTTTACGCCCATACCTTATAAGGTCATCACCATCGGGGCAGGCGTCTTCAAAGTCAATTTTGCCGTATTTCTCCTGGCATCGGCCATCGGTCGAAGCCTGAGATTTTTCCTGGTCGCCTGGATCATTCATCGCTGGGGACCTGCGATGAGGGAATTCTTCGAGAAGTATTTCAATATCCTGACCATCGTATTCATGGCCCTGCTCATCGGCGGATTCGTGGTTGTAAAATATCTTTTCTGA
- a CDS encoding protein-L-isoaspartate(D-aspartate) O-methyltransferase: MDFSIARRIMVERQVKARGVSDPLVLEAMLQTPRHLFVEEAFQSQAYSDFPLPIGDKQTISQPYIVGLMTQALRLKGGERVLEIGTGSGYQSAILSRIASRVYTVERIPDLARRARRVLNSLGCHNVNIKVSDGTTGWAEEAPFDAIMVTAGAPSVPDEYFAQLAPDGRLVIPVGSRGGQVLKRFTCSDSGCMEEELADCRFVPLLGRHGWSEEEGKA; encoded by the coding sequence ATGGATTTTTCCATCGCCCGGCGCATCATGGTCGAACGTCAAGTCAAGGCCCGGGGAGTCAGTGACCCCCTTGTTCTCGAAGCCATGCTCCAGACCCCCCGTCACCTTTTCGTCGAAGAAGCTTTTCAGAGTCAGGCCTACAGCGACTTTCCCCTCCCCATCGGTGATAAACAGACCATATCCCAGCCCTATATCGTCGGTCTGATGACCCAGGCCCTCCGGCTCAAGGGAGGGGAGAGGGTGCTCGAAATCGGTACGGGCTCCGGTTATCAGTCCGCCATCCTCTCCCGGATTGCGTCGCGGGTCTACACTGTTGAGCGAATCCCCGATCTGGCCCGCCGGGCGCGCCGGGTCCTGAACTCCCTGGGGTGTCACAATGTCAACATCAAGGTCAGCGACGGCACTACGGGATGGGCGGAGGAAGCTCCCTTCGACGCCATCATGGTCACCGCCGGAGCGCCTTCCGTTCCCGATGAGTATTTCGCCCAACTGGCGCCGGATGGGCGGCTGGTCATTCCGGTGGGAAGCCGGGGAGGACAGGTCCTCAAGCGATTCACCTGCTCCGACAGCGGCTGCATGGAAGAAGAGCTGGCCGACTGCCGTTTCGTTCCACTTCTGGGCAGACACGGCTGGTCGGAGGAGGAGGGAAAGGCGTGA
- the surE gene encoding 5'/3'-nucleotidase SurE: MLILVTNDDGIHTPGIGVLAEKLAEIGRVIVVAPDRERSAAGHSMTLHSPLRAEEIRPGFFAVDGTPTDCVNLGIHGLFPERPQLVVSGINRGGNLGDDITYSGTVAAALESTLMGVPAFAISLESGPFTAANFEIAARFAATLAEEVLRRGLPPDTFLNVNIPAGTPRGVRLTRQGKRMYGDVVVENVDPRGRKYYWLGGGELGFQNVEGTDFHAVHDQYISVTPLHIDLTNYRSFDDLTAWSLEKIGNSLMKQGGEE, from the coding sequence TTGCTGATTCTTGTCACCAATGACGACGGCATCCATACTCCCGGTATCGGTGTCCTTGCCGAGAAACTTGCAGAGATCGGGCGAGTCATCGTGGTGGCTCCCGACCGGGAACGAAGCGCCGCCGGACATTCCATGACCCTTCACTCTCCCTTGAGAGCGGAGGAAATTCGTCCGGGTTTTTTCGCCGTGGACGGAACTCCCACCGATTGCGTAAACCTGGGGATTCACGGATTGTTTCCCGAGCGGCCCCAGCTTGTCGTCTCCGGCATCAACCGGGGGGGCAACCTCGGCGATGATATCACCTATTCCGGAACGGTGGCGGCGGCTCTCGAATCGACCCTCATGGGTGTTCCCGCTTTTGCGATTTCGCTGGAATCAGGTCCCTTCACAGCGGCCAATTTTGAGATAGCGGCCCGTTTCGCAGCCACTCTTGCGGAAGAGGTCCTGCGGCGCGGTCTGCCGCCCGATACTTTTCTCAACGTCAATATTCCCGCCGGCACGCCGCGTGGCGTCCGTCTGACGCGACAGGGAAAAAGGATGTACGGAGATGTCGTCGTGGAAAACGTCGACCCTCGGGGGCGGAAATACTACTGGCTCGGAGGCGGTGAACTTGGATTCCAGAACGTTGAGGGGACCGACTTTCATGCCGTGCACGACCAGTACATTTCGGTCACTCCCCTGCATATCGATCTGACAAATTATCGCTCCTTTGATGACCTGACAGCCTGGAGCCTGGAGAAAATTGGGAATTCCCTCATGAAGCAGGGCGGGGAAGAATAG
- a CDS encoding MerR family transcriptional regulator, protein MDVQIPDKLYFKIGEVSELTGVKPHVLRYWESEFGSFRPVKSRTKQRLFSRKDIELVMRLKDLLYKQGFTIAGARKKLRESSVEAEDQLALSLTPNHEQILLAELHDDLLRLRKSLETLP, encoded by the coding sequence ATGGATGTCCAGATCCCGGATAAACTTTACTTTAAAATCGGTGAAGTCTCTGAGTTGACGGGGGTGAAGCCGCATGTGCTTCGCTACTGGGAGTCTGAGTTCGGCTCCTTTCGGCCGGTCAAGAGTCGCACGAAGCAACGCCTGTTTAGCCGCAAGGATATCGAGCTGGTGATGCGACTTAAGGACCTTCTGTACAAGCAGGGGTTCACTATCGCCGGTGCGAGGAAGAAACTCCGTGAATCATCTGTGGAAGCAGAAGATCAGCTCGCGCTTTCTTTGACCCCCAACCATGAACAAATCCTTCTGGCCGAGTTGCACGATGACCTTCTCAGGCTCCGGAAGTCTCTCGAAACCCTTCCCTGA
- a CDS encoding integration host factor subunit alpha: MTKADLIENVYLKTGFSKKESAEIVETVFDLIKSTLEEGEKIKIAGFGNFVVKEKATRRGRNPQTGEEIEITSRRILTFKPSQVLKAAINDEE; encoded by the coding sequence ATGACCAAGGCGGACCTTATCGAGAATGTTTATCTGAAAACCGGTTTTTCCAAAAAGGAATCCGCTGAAATTGTCGAGACGGTCTTCGACCTGATCAAATCCACCCTGGAAGAGGGTGAAAAGATCAAAATCGCCGGTTTTGGCAACTTCGTGGTGAAGGAAAAGGCCACCAGGCGTGGCCGCAATCCCCAGACGGGCGAGGAAATAGAAATCACCTCGCGCCGCATTCTTACCTTCAAGCCGAGTCAGGTCTTGAAGGCCGCCATTAATGACGAGGAGTAG
- the pheT gene encoding phenylalanine--tRNA ligase subunit beta, with amino-acid sequence MIVTQRWLKEFVDFDLAPEDLSHRLTMAGLEVDAMEKLGEGLDSVIVARLVSVDPHPDADRLTLCQVETGGDTVQVVCGAKNHRAGDLVALAQVGSVLPGDFKIKKSKIRGQLSMGMLCSEKELGFAEDSEGILILPEGLSPGLPVFEALGLKDVRYELGLTPNRPDCLSILGVAREVAAMVGSPVKLPRVSPREDGPPIGEATSVVVEEPEFCPRYAARLIQGVTIGPSPEWLVRRLESVGMRSINNVVDVTNYVLMELGHPLHAFDFNLLRGRRIVVKRASEGTEFSTLDSQKRLLGREDLVICDAEGPVALAGIMGGENSEVQPDTVDILLESAYFNPTSIRRTGKRLGIHTESSHRFERGADVNMVPVALNRATALIQEVAGGTVAKGCIDVYPRTVSERKVTITTRRTNDILGLKLETLEIQRLLRSIGLDVEPAGDRIDEALYVSVPTFRPDLEREIDLIEEVARLNGYDRIPSTMPVGRAICHRPTGHQRQVTCARNAMVTAGFSEIVNYSFIASAAWDRLRLDADDYRRRTVPILNPLTEEQAVMRTSLVPSVLETAARNLAYRSRDLALFELRPVFHPIDQEELPREGLRLTAVRCGRREPEGWAQDQQAVDFFDLKGTVENLLDSFRISDVVWDAGRSESFLHPGKSCTLLQGDRILGTLGEIHPNVLEAYDIDTPLYAFDLDFEELLAASVAFSGFKPLSRFPDVYRDSAFLLDEEIVARQVFDVLADIKGRYVEDVVLFDLYRGQGIPEGKKSLAVRIRYRSPEKTLTDEEINLVHGKMVQALVEKLGAETR; translated from the coding sequence ATGATCGTTACCCAACGCTGGCTCAAGGAATTTGTCGATTTCGACCTTGCTCCGGAAGATCTTTCCCACCGCCTGACCATGGCAGGGCTGGAAGTCGACGCCATGGAAAAGCTCGGTGAAGGGCTGGACAGCGTCATCGTCGCGCGTCTGGTCTCGGTCGATCCACATCCCGATGCCGATCGCCTGACCCTCTGTCAGGTCGAAACTGGCGGTGATACCGTTCAGGTCGTCTGTGGAGCGAAGAACCATCGTGCCGGAGATCTGGTTGCCCTGGCTCAGGTCGGCAGCGTCCTTCCGGGTGATTTCAAGATCAAGAAGTCCAAAATCCGTGGCCAGCTTTCGATGGGGATGCTCTGTTCAGAGAAGGAACTCGGATTCGCTGAAGACTCGGAGGGAATTCTGATTCTTCCTGAAGGTCTTTCCCCGGGACTCCCTGTTTTTGAGGCTCTCGGCCTGAAGGATGTACGCTACGAACTCGGCCTCACCCCCAACCGCCCGGACTGCCTGAGCATCCTCGGGGTGGCTCGCGAAGTTGCCGCCATGGTGGGGTCTCCGGTAAAGCTTCCTCGGGTGAGCCCAAGGGAGGATGGACCGCCGATCGGGGAGGCGACCTCCGTTGTCGTCGAAGAGCCGGAATTTTGCCCCCGCTATGCCGCTCGCCTGATCCAGGGGGTGACCATCGGACCCTCTCCCGAATGGCTGGTGCGTCGTCTCGAATCCGTGGGAATGCGCTCGATCAATAATGTGGTCGATGTCACCAATTATGTCCTCATGGAACTCGGTCACCCTCTGCATGCCTTTGATTTCAACCTCCTGCGGGGCCGGCGAATCGTGGTAAAAAGAGCCTCCGAGGGGACTGAATTCTCCACCTTGGACAGCCAGAAGCGCCTGCTCGGCCGTGAGGATCTGGTGATATGCGATGCGGAGGGGCCGGTCGCCCTTGCAGGCATCATGGGTGGCGAAAACTCCGAAGTGCAGCCCGACACCGTCGATATCCTCCTGGAGAGCGCCTACTTCAATCCCACCTCCATCCGCCGTACCGGCAAGCGGCTCGGCATCCACACTGAATCGTCTCACCGGTTCGAACGAGGCGCCGACGTCAACATGGTTCCGGTGGCGCTCAACCGGGCGACGGCCCTGATTCAGGAGGTTGCCGGCGGCACTGTCGCGAAGGGCTGTATTGACGTTTATCCCCGGACGGTGTCGGAAAGAAAGGTGACCATCACTACCCGCCGCACCAACGACATTCTCGGGCTCAAGCTTGAAACCCTGGAGATTCAGCGCCTGCTGCGTTCCATCGGTCTCGATGTCGAACCGGCCGGCGATCGGATCGATGAAGCGCTTTATGTTTCGGTGCCCACCTTCCGTCCCGACCTGGAGCGTGAAATCGATCTCATCGAAGAGGTCGCACGGCTCAACGGATATGACCGGATTCCTTCCACCATGCCCGTGGGACGCGCCATCTGCCATCGGCCGACAGGACATCAGCGGCAGGTGACCTGTGCTCGAAATGCCATGGTGACTGCAGGATTTTCCGAAATAGTCAATTATTCCTTCATTGCCTCAGCCGCCTGGGACCGCCTCCGCCTGGATGCGGACGATTACCGCCGGCGCACCGTGCCGATTCTAAATCCCCTCACCGAGGAGCAGGCGGTCATGCGCACCAGCCTGGTGCCCAGTGTGCTGGAGACGGCGGCCCGCAATCTGGCTTACCGTAGTCGCGACCTGGCCCTGTTCGAGTTGCGCCCGGTTTTTCATCCGATCGACCAGGAGGAACTGCCCCGAGAAGGATTGCGTCTTACCGCGGTGAGGTGCGGTCGCCGGGAGCCAGAAGGATGGGCCCAGGACCAGCAGGCAGTCGACTTCTTCGACCTGAAGGGGACCGTGGAAAATCTCCTTGATTCCTTCCGGATTTCAGACGTTGTCTGGGACGCCGGGCGAAGCGAATCTTTTCTCCACCCCGGAAAATCGTGTACCCTGCTCCAGGGAGATCGGATCCTTGGCACCTTGGGAGAAATCCACCCCAATGTTCTGGAAGCATACGATATCGATACCCCCCTTTATGCTTTCGACCTCGACTTCGAGGAGCTGTTAGCCGCCTCAGTGGCTTTCAGCGGTTTCAAGCCTCTTTCCCGCTTTCCTGATGTCTACCGGGACAGCGCCTTTCTTCTTGATGAAGAGATTGTCGCCCGGCAGGTCTTTGATGTCCTTGCCGACATTAAGGGCCGTTATGTGGAAGATGTGGTTTTGTTCGACCTTTACCGCGGGCAAGGGATTCCGGAGGGGAAGAAAAGTCTGGCTGTCAGGATCCGTTATCGCAGTCCGGAGAAGACCTTGACCGACGAAGAAATCAATCTGGTGCACGGCAAAATGGTGCAGGCGCTCGTGGAAAAACTCGGTGCTGAAACCCGCTAA
- the pheS gene encoding phenylalanine--tRNA ligase subunit alpha, which translates to MKDRLEEMSRTATAAMAQTDSEAALQEVRVRFLGKKGELTGLMKGMGQLSAEERPVIGALANRVKEELENLFDSRLAVVREAEISRRLARERIDITLPGRRVFAGSKHPITLVTEEVVEIFAALGFGVAEGPEVEKDFYNFEALNIPKDHPARDMQDTFYITEDVVLRTHTSPVQIRTMLRHAPPVRVIAPGTVYRRDSDLTHSPMFHQVEGFLVDKHVTFGDLKGILTAFVTQFFSEKVGIRFRPSFFPFTEPSAEVDIQCVICGGTGCRVCKQSGWLEILGSGMIDPEVFKSVNYDPEVYSGFAFGVGLERLAMLKYGVSDLRLFFENDLRFLRQF; encoded by the coding sequence ATGAAGGACAGACTGGAAGAGATGTCGCGCACGGCGACCGCAGCCATGGCACAGACCGACAGCGAAGCCGCGCTGCAGGAAGTAAGGGTTCGGTTTCTCGGAAAAAAAGGGGAACTGACCGGCCTCATGAAGGGAATGGGTCAGCTCTCCGCGGAGGAACGTCCGGTGATCGGCGCTCTGGCCAACCGCGTCAAGGAAGAATTAGAGAATCTGTTCGACAGCCGCCTCGCTGTTGTCCGCGAAGCGGAGATTTCCCGCCGTCTCGCCAGGGAACGCATTGACATCACGCTTCCCGGGCGGCGCGTCTTTGCCGGCTCGAAGCATCCGATCACCCTTGTCACCGAGGAGGTTGTTGAGATCTTCGCCGCGCTGGGTTTCGGCGTCGCTGAGGGCCCCGAAGTTGAAAAGGATTTCTATAATTTCGAAGCTCTCAACATTCCCAAAGACCATCCCGCCCGGGACATGCAGGATACTTTTTACATAACGGAGGACGTGGTTCTTCGAACGCACACCTCGCCCGTGCAGATTCGAACCATGCTCCGGCATGCGCCGCCGGTAAGGGTCATCGCTCCCGGCACCGTATATCGCCGGGATTCCGACCTGACTCACAGTCCGATGTTTCATCAGGTCGAGGGGTTCCTGGTGGACAAGCATGTAACCTTTGGCGACCTCAAGGGCATTCTCACCGCCTTTGTGACCCAGTTTTTCAGTGAAAAGGTAGGAATCCGTTTCCGTCCTTCCTTTTTCCCCTTCACTGAGCCGAGCGCCGAAGTGGATATACAATGTGTCATCTGCGGCGGCACGGGATGCAGGGTCTGCAAGCAGTCCGGGTGGCTGGAAATCCTCGGCAGCGGCATGATCGATCCAGAGGTCTTCAAGTCGGTCAACTACGACCCCGAAGTGTACAGCGGTTTCGCCTTCGGAGTCGGCCTCGAACGCCTCGCCATGCTCAAATACGGGGTCAGCGATCTGCGTCTGTTTTTCGAAAACGACCTTCGTTTCCTGAGACAATTCTGA
- the rplT gene encoding 50S ribosomal protein L20 produces the protein MPRAKRGFKARRRRNKVLKLAKGYRGARGKLFRSATEAVDRALNYAYRDRKVKKRDFRALWIARINAAARENGLSYSRLVHGLKKAEIGLDRKILAQVAVVDPGGFSAIVDKAKARLQ, from the coding sequence ATGCCGAGAGCAAAAAGAGGATTCAAAGCGAGACGCAGAAGAAACAAGGTTCTCAAACTGGCCAAAGGGTACAGGGGGGCACGCGGCAAACTTTTCCGCAGTGCGACGGAAGCGGTAGACCGGGCCCTGAATTACGCTTATCGCGACCGCAAGGTCAAGAAGAGGGATTTCCGGGCTCTCTGGATCGCAAGGATCAATGCCGCCGCCCGGGAAAACGGGCTCTCCTACAGCCGTCTGGTTCATGGCCTGAAAAAAGCCGAAATCGGATTGGATCGAAAGATCCTGGCTCAAGTGGCCGTCGTCGATCCCGGCGGATTCAGCGCCATTGTCGACAAGGCCAAGGCCCGGCTTCAGTAA
- the rpmI gene encoding 50S ribosomal protein L35, with product MPKIKTNRGAAKRFRKTGTGKVRRNKAFTSHILTKKTTKRKRDLRQGTLVAKVDEKNISRLIPYM from the coding sequence ATGCCCAAAATAAAAACTAATCGCGGCGCCGCCAAGCGTTTTCGCAAGACCGGCACCGGCAAAGTTCGCCGTAATAAGGCGTTCACCAGTCACATCCTGACCAAGAAAACTACCAAGCGCAAGCGTGATCTTCGCCAGGGAACCCTTGTGGCCAAGGTGGATGAAAAGAACATCAGCCGTTTGATTCCCTACATGTAG
- the infC gene encoding translation initiation factor IF-3, with protein sequence MAKQETNINRAIRAREVRVVDDEGGQLGVMGLNEALAAAAERGLDLVEVSPNAVPPVCRIMDYGKFKYQQSKRAAEAKKKTARVELKEVKMRPKTEEHDFQVKLRNARRFLEEGNKVKMTVMFRGREVTHPEFGRRLLQRMAEEVKDLGVVESFPSMSGRFMTMVVGPLKK encoded by the coding sequence ATAGCTAAGCAAGAGACCAACATTAATCGCGCTATTCGAGCCCGCGAAGTCCGGGTCGTCGATGACGAGGGGGGGCAGCTCGGAGTCATGGGGCTGAACGAGGCGTTAGCTGCCGCCGCAGAGCGCGGTCTCGATCTCGTCGAAGTTTCACCCAATGCGGTTCCGCCCGTTTGCCGGATCATGGATTACGGCAAGTTCAAGTATCAACAGAGCAAGCGGGCTGCCGAAGCCAAGAAAAAAACAGCCCGGGTCGAGCTCAAGGAAGTCAAGATGCGCCCCAAAACAGAGGAGCACGATTTCCAGGTCAAGCTCAGGAATGCCCGCCGCTTCCTTGAAGAGGGCAACAAGGTCAAGATGACGGTGATGTTCCGTGGCCGCGAGGTAACCCACCCCGAGTTTGGCCGCAGACTTCTTCAGCGGATGGCAGAAGAGGTCAAGGATCTCGGGGTTGTCGAGTCATTCCCCAGCATGTCCGGACGCTTCATGACCATGGTCGTCGGCCCGCTGAAGAAGTAG
- the thrS gene encoding threonine--tRNA ligase, producing MTLVHVELPDGSLKEYPKGTTPLEVARSIGERLARQTVAARLDGELVDGTKPIENDARLELVTLSTREGLDVYRHSAAHLMAHAVKGLFGKDVQVTIGPAIENGFYYDFYSEKHKFTPEEFDLIEKKMEELARADLPIERQEMSRDRAIALFRDMGEDFKVQLIQDLPNQTVSVYRQGDFLDLCRGPHLPSTGLLKAFKLTSVAGAYWRGDEKNAMLQRIYATAFPDKKELKGYLQKLEEAKKRDHRKLGKELDLFSFSEEAGAGLVIWHPKGALLRTILEDFERREHLKRGYDIVMGPQILRTDLWKTSGHYENYRENMYFTEVEEQSYGIKPMNCLAHMLIYKSRIRSYRDLPLRYFELGTVHRHEKSGVLHGLLRVRGFTQDDAHILCTPDQLDAEIKGVLQFVREVMGIFGFEYEMEISTRPEKSIGSDEDWKRATDALLNTLKDSGLPFEINEGDGAFYGPKIDIKLKDALDRRWQCATIQCDFTLPERFDLTYIGSDGEKHRPVMVHRVILGAIERFIGVLIEHYAGNFPLWISPIQAIVVNVTDNQAEYAERVFKELRAEGVRVQQDLRNEKLGFKIREAQVEKIPYMLVIGDREMEDGTVAPRHRSGKNLEPMTPADFVRFIQDECRQYH from the coding sequence ATGACCCTGGTCCACGTTGAACTGCCGGACGGCTCCCTGAAGGAATATCCCAAAGGGACGACTCCCCTCGAGGTGGCCCGCTCCATTGGCGAGCGGCTTGCGCGCCAGACCGTGGCGGCCAGACTCGACGGGGAGTTGGTGGACGGCACAAAGCCGATCGAGAACGACGCCCGCCTTGAGCTCGTCACTCTCTCCACCCGGGAAGGGCTTGACGTTTACCGTCATTCGGCGGCTCACCTGATGGCTCACGCTGTCAAGGGGCTGTTCGGAAAGGATGTTCAGGTCACCATCGGTCCGGCGATCGAAAACGGCTTCTACTACGATTTTTACAGCGAAAAACATAAATTCACCCCCGAAGAGTTCGATCTCATCGAAAAAAAGATGGAAGAGCTGGCCCGGGCCGATCTTCCTATCGAACGCCAGGAGATGAGTCGGGATAGGGCCATCGCCCTGTTCCGGGATATGGGGGAAGACTTCAAGGTGCAGCTCATTCAGGACCTCCCCAACCAAACGGTCTCCGTTTACCGGCAGGGGGACTTCCTCGATCTGTGCCGTGGTCCGCACCTGCCGTCCACGGGCCTGCTCAAGGCGTTCAAGCTCACCAGCGTGGCCGGCGCCTACTGGCGCGGCGATGAAAAGAACGCCATGCTGCAGCGCATCTACGCGACGGCCTTCCCGGATAAAAAGGAACTGAAGGGCTATCTTCAAAAACTCGAAGAAGCCAAAAAGCGCGATCATCGCAAACTGGGGAAAGAGCTCGACCTTTTCTCCTTCAGCGAGGAAGCCGGGGCTGGACTGGTGATCTGGCATCCCAAAGGCGCTCTGCTGCGCACCATCCTCGAGGACTTCGAGCGCCGCGAACACCTCAAGAGGGGTTACGACATCGTCATGGGGCCGCAGATCCTGCGTACGGATCTGTGGAAAACTTCAGGGCATTACGAGAACTACCGCGAGAACATGTACTTCACCGAGGTCGAAGAGCAGAGCTACGGCATCAAGCCGATGAACTGCCTCGCCCATATGCTGATCTACAAATCCCGGATCCGCTCCTATCGCGACCTGCCGCTGCGCTATTTCGAATTGGGGACCGTTCATCGCCACGAGAAGTCCGGCGTGCTCCACGGACTTCTGAGGGTACGTGGATTTACCCAGGACGATGCCCATATCCTCTGCACTCCGGATCAGCTCGATGCTGAGATCAAGGGGGTACTTCAGTTCGTACGGGAAGTCATGGGGATTTTCGGCTTCGAATACGAGATGGAGATTTCCACCCGACCCGAGAAATCGATCGGCAGCGATGAGGATTGGAAGCGCGCGACGGACGCCCTGTTGAACACTCTCAAGGATTCCGGTCTGCCTTTCGAGATCAACGAAGGCGACGGCGCTTTTTACGGGCCAAAGATCGACATCAAGCTCAAGGACGCCCTTGACAGGAGATGGCAGTGTGCTACAATCCAGTGCGATTTTACCCTGCCTGAGCGTTTTGATCTCACTTATATAGGCAGCGACGGAGAAAAACACCGTCCCGTCATGGTTCATCGGGTCATTCTCGGTGCCATTGAACGCTTCATTGGTGTTCTGATCGAACATTACGCAGGGAATTTTCCTCTTTGGATCTCTCCGATTCAGGCTATCGTTGTCAATGTGACCGATAATCAGGCCGAATATGCCGAACGAGTCTTCAAGGAATTGCGCGCCGAAGGAGTCCGTGTCCAGCAGGACCTTCGCAACGAAAAACTCGGTTTCAAAATTCGCGAGGCCCAGGTCGAGAAGATTCCTTATATGCTGGTGATCGGCGACCGGGAGATGGAAGACGGAACCGTTGCTCCGCGCCATCGCTCCGGAAAGAACCTTGAGCCGATGACCCCTGCCGATTTCGTTCGGTTCATCCAGGACGAGTGCAGGCAATACCACTAG